The genomic stretch AAGCCCTCTATGGCGGTGCCTATTACGATACGCAGAGCATGGAGAATTTGCTGAAAGCCGAATGCCTGCTTGCCTCTCGCATGAACGGGCAACAGCTTCCAGCGGTGTACGGCGCTCCGCTGAGACTACGGGTTGAGAATCAACTGGGCTACAAGATGGTTAAATGGATCGAGCGTATTGAGTTCATCCAGTCGGAGAAGCATCTCGGCCAGGGAGAAGGCGGGAAAAATGAGGATGACGAATATTTTGATCTTCTGCCTAACATCTGACAGAGCATTCTGTGACGGAGCATTCCTGGATGACGGGCGATACGGATGTTATTGCGGGCCTGGCCGTGGGAGGATCTGCCCTGGTCAACGTTGAACATTACGTTCCGTAACAGCTTTCGTCAGAAGTATTTGAGTTGGTTTTTGGATTCAGCAGAATGCCCCTGGTGGAATCCGAAGGCGTGTGTAATGCTGACCGATTCCGTCCCTGGCCACCATAAAATTTGCCAAGTTGAATATCTACTGCGCTTGGGATGAGCGCAGAACGCCGCACAGTGCGAGCAACGCGCCAGAAGCGTAGTCCTTAGATAGTCACCAGGCAAGAATCGGACGCTTAACATTTCTTTACCACCTTGCGCCATACCCATCTTGAGAGCTGCCCGTCTAACTGATAAAGTAAGTATTCACTTACTTCATAAATCTCTTTCATGCCTGTACGCCTTTCATCTCTCGACCGCCGACGCCAGATATTGCGCACTGCCTCCGGCATTTTTGCGCGCAGGGGTTATCGCGGCACCACAACGCGGGAGATCGCCGAGCGCGCCGGTATTAATGAAGCGCTGCTGTTTCGCCATTTTCCCAGCAAGGAAAAACTTTACTGGACGCTGATTGAGGAGCTGTGCAGCGCCCGCGGACGCCGCCGCAACGTCAGCAACATTCTTGAGGCCGGCGGCACCGACCTGGAGATTTTTACCGCCATTGCGCGCGAAATGCTGGTGCGCAACGCACGCGACACGGAGCTAACCCGCCTGCTCTGGTTTACCGCGCTGGAAAGCCACACGCTATCGCAAAGGTTCTTCCGCACCTTTATCGCCGTCTATTACGAAGAGCTGGCGGCTTATATCCGGCGGCGTGTGCGTGAAGGCGCGTTTCGCAATGTCGATCCCCTGCTATCAGCCCGCGGGTTCCTTGGCATGGTGGTCTATCACTTTCTGGTGCAGGAGCTTTTTGGGGCCAGAAAGTTCCAGAAGTTTGATCCTGAAACGGTGGCGGCCACGCTGGCGGGAATCTGGCTGAACGGAATGCAGAGTGGCGCTGCGCACGTGAATTCAAATGGCGTAGCTCATGCACGTTCAAACGGCCATAACGGAAATCAGGCTCGCGCAGGAAAAAGATCCAACAATGAAAACTAGAGACTACATTCTTCAAACATTACTGGCGGCGCTTCTGCTGCTGGCCGCTGGCTGCTCCAACAAAGATGCGGTGCAGGCAGCCAAGCCGCAACAGGCGGCAGGCGCTCCGGTGCGCGTGGCCATGGTCGCATCGCGCACCATGCCGGTTGAGTTGCAGGCCATCGGCAACGTTGAGGCCATCTCCGCCGTGACCATTAAGGCCCAGATTTCCGGGCAGCTGATGCGCGTGCATTTCAAGGAAGGCGACTTCGTCAAGAAAGGCCAGCTGCTTTTCACCATTGATCGCCAGCCGTTTGAAGCTGCACTGCGCCAGGCTGAAGGCACTCTGGCCAAGGATGAAGCGCAGGCGCTTAATTCCAAGCTTGACGCGGAGCGCTACCAGGGTCTGGGCAAGCAGGGCATCGTTTCGAAGCAGCAAGTGGACGCCGCAGGAGCTGCCGCGAACGCCATGGCTGCCACGGTCGCCGCCGACAAAGCGGCTGTTGAGACAGCAAAAATCAATTTGGAATATACGTCGATCTATTCACCCATCAACGGACGCACGGGAAGCGTGGGCGTGAAGGAAGGCAATCTGGTCAAAGCCAATGACGTGCCGATACTGGTGACCATCAACCAGATTGAACCGATCTATGTGAGCTTCTCCATTCCGGAACAGCAACTGGCGGAGTTGAAGCAATATTCCAATGCTAAAAGCCTGAAAGTTGACGCAGCGCCGCAAGGCAGCTCGCAGCACTTCCAAGGCAGGCTTACGTTTATCGATAGCTCAGTGGACCTGACGACCGGCACGATCAAGCTAAAAGCTACGTTTGATAACGTAGCGCACGTGCTCTGGCCGGGACAATTTGCCGACGTAACGCTGACACTGAAATCACAGCCGAACGCTATTGTGGTCCCGACTGCAGCGCTGCAAACCAGCCAGAACGGCACATACGTATATGTGGTGGATCAAGACCTGACGGCGAAGCAACAAGCGGTAAAAGTGGGCTGGAATGTTGGCGAGGACACCGTAATTGCTTCCGGCTTGCAGCCGGGGCAGCGCGTTGTGACCGATGGCCAATTGCGCCTGACGCCCGGCGCCAAAGTCGACATTAAGAGCGGATCGTAATATGAATACACAGTTATTTATCCGGCGGCCCATTACTACCACGCTGATCATGGCGGCGATCCTGATCTTTGGCGTGTTCGCTTATCGGCTGTTGCCGGTCAGCGATCTGCCCAATGTTGACTTCCCCACCATCCAGGTAAGTGCCACGCTACCCGGAGCCAGCCCTGAAACGATGGCTGCTGCCGTGGCGCTGCCGCTGGAAAAACAATTTTCCACCATCGCCGGCCTTGATTCGATGACGTCATCAAGCGCGCTGGGAGGCACCAGCATCACGCTGCAGTTTACGCTTGACCGCAACATTGATGCTGCCGCGCAGGACGTGCAGGCCATGATCGCCAAAACGGCCTCACAGCTTCCGCCGGAACTGCCCTCGCCTCCGTCATACCAAAAAGTAAATCCTGCCGACCAGCCGGTGCTCTATCTTGCGCTGGCCTCGCCCAACATGCGCCTTTCTGACGTGGACGAGTCTGCGGAAACAACCGTAGCGCAGCGCCTTTCCATGGTAAGCGGCGTAGCGCAAGTACAGGTGTTTGGCACGCAGAAATATGCGGTGCGGGCGCAGCTTGATCCGCGCGCATTGGCGGCGCGGCAGATCGGCATTGATGAAGTTGCCAGCGCCATCACCAACGCCAACGTCAACCTGCCCACGGGAACTTTGTTTGGCCATTCCACTTCATACACGGTGCAGGCCACCGGACAGCTGCTTGAGGCCAAGTCATATAAGCCGCTAATTGTGGCATATCGCAACGGTTCGCCCGTGCGTCTTGACGAAGTCGGGCATGTGTTTGACAGCGTGGAAAACGACAAGACAGCAAGCTGGTTCAGCGGCGACCGTGCCATTGTGCTGGCAATCCAGCGGCAACCCGGAACCAACACAGTTGAAGTTGTTGACAGCATCAAGCGGTTGCTGCCGCAGATGCAACAGCAGATGCCTGCTGGAATCAAGCTGAACATTTTGTATGACCGCTCGGTTTCCATCCGCAATTCCGTTAACGACGTAAAGTTCACGCTGCTGCTGACCATCGCCCTGGTAGTGATGGTGATCTTTCTTTTCCTGCGCAACATTTCCGCGACGATCATTCCCAGCCTGGCGCTGCCCATGTCGATTGTGGGCACGTTCTCCGCGATGTACCTGCTGGGCTACAGCCTGGACAATCTTTCACTGATGGCGCTCACGCTCACCGTCGGCTTTGTGGTGGATGACGCGATTGTGATGCTGGAAAACATTGTTCGCCACATGGAGATGGGCAAGCCTCCGTACCAGGCAGCCGTGGAAGGTGCGCGCGAGATTGGCTTCACCATTATTTCCATGACCATCTCGCTCGCCGCCGTCTTTATTCCTGTGCTGTTCATGGGCGGAATCATCGGACGGCTGCTGCATGAATTTGCCGTCACCATCGGCGTGGCGATTCTTGTTTCCGGTTTCGTTTCTTTGACTCTCACTCCCATGTTGTGCAGCCGTTTTCTGCGCAACACTCATAACGATCGGCACGGCTACCTCTACCAGAAGAGCGAAGCTGTTTTTGACGCCATGCTCCACGGCTATGAATGGAGCCTGAAAAAAGTCATGGCGCATCCGCGCATTACCATGGCCCTGTCGCTGGTGATTCTTGTGGCCACGGCGTTTCTGTACATGGATATCCCCAAGGGCTTTCTGCCCAGTGAAGATCAGGGCCAGCTCTTTGCTTTTACTGAAGGCATTCAGGGCATCTCGTTTGAAGACATGATGCGCCACCAGCAGGAGGCGGCAAAGATCGTCGGCCAGAGTCCTTACGTTGCGAATTACATGTCCACCGTGGGCGGAGGCGGCGTAAATGCCGCGCTTAACTCCGGACGCATCTTTGCCCGGCTCACCGATCGCAAGACGCGGCCTCATGTCGATAAGATCATTGAAGAGCTGCGGCCCAAGCTGGCGCAGATACCGGGCATTAATGTCTATCTGCAAAATCTCCCTCCCATCCGAATTGGCGGCGCGCTTACCAAAAGCCAGTACCAGTTCACGCTGCAAAGCCCGGACACCAACGAGCTTTATCAATATGCGCCGCTGCTGGAGCAAAAGCTGCGCGGCATTGCACAATTGCAGGACGTGACCAGCGACCTGCAGATCAAGAACCCGCAAGTTACGGTAAGCATCAATCGCGACAAAGCCGCGGCGCTCAACGTTGATCCACGCACGCTGGAAGACGCTCTTTACAGCGCTTACGGCGCGCGCCAGATTTCAACAATCTACGCGCCCAACAACCAGTACAAAGTCATCATGGAACTGGAGCCGCAATACGCGCTCGATCCATCCGCGCTCGGCATGCTTTATGTCCATTCCAAGACCGGACAGCTTGTGCCCATGAGCGCGCTGGCCAGCTTCAAAAAAGAAGTGGGGCCGCTCACGGTGAATCACCTGGGACAGCTTCCTGCCGTCACCGTAAGCTTTAACCTGAAGCCGGGCGTTGCGCTGGGTGACGCCATTACCGCCGTGAACAGCGCGGCCGCGCAGATTCTCCCGTCCACCATCACCACCAGCCTGCAGGGCACAGCGCAGGCATTTCAATCGTCGTTCGCCGGTTTGGGCGTGCTGCTCATGATGGCCATCCTGGTCATCTACATCGTGCTGGGAATTCTGTACGAAAGCTTCATCCATCCCATCACCATTCTTTCCGGCTTGCCTTCCGCAGGCGTGGGCGCTCTGCTCACGCTCAAACTTTTTCACACCGAGCTAAGCATTTACGCGTTCGTCGGCGTGATCATGCTCGTTGGCCTGGTAAAGAAAAACGCCATCATGATGATCGACTTCGCGCTCGACGCGCAGCGTGAAGAAGGCAAGAGCGCCATGGAAGCCATCTACCAGGGCGCGCTCGTCCGCTTCCGTCCGATCATGATGACCACCATGGCCGCGCTGATGGGCACCTTGCCAATCGCAATGGGCTTTGGCGCCGGCGCCGAATCACGCCGTCCGCTGGGCCTGGCCGTGGTCGGCGGATTGATCTTCTCGCAAACGCTCACGCTCTACATCACGCCGATCTACTACGTCTATCTCGACAAGCTTGGCCCGGGCCTGAAAAAACTTTTCGGCGGCAAGAAGACAACCAAGCGCGTGCAAGAACGCGAACTGGAAGCGGTGGGCGGATAATTTCCCAAGTCTCGACCCTGAACTTGCCGGAGGGGAGAGATCCCTATAGCAAGAAACCTCTCCGCTCTTCCCAACTATCGGTCCGACTTGCGACGTTTATGTAGCAACGCCGCCCTCCGCTGCGTTTCCCATTTCCCGGCCACGGCCAATCACCAGATCCTCACCCTATCGTGCGGCGCAAGATAAAGTTTCTGTCCGGGCTTTACCTTGAATGCGTCATACCAGGCGTCAATGTTGCGCACGGTGGCAGCGCGGTATTGACCCGGAGAATGCGAGTCGCCCATCACTTGCGCGCGCAACGCGGCATCACGCACTTTCGATCCGTAATCCTGCGCAAATGCGATAAAGAATTGCTGGTCGCCCGTGAAGCCCTGTTGCTCTGGTCCTGGCTTGCCGCCATGCGCTGCGCGATAGCCGTCATAAGAAGCCGCGATGCCCGCAACGTCGGCAATATTTTCCGCCAGCGTCTGCTTGCCGTTGATTGAAAGGTCTGGGAACGGCTTGTACGTGTCATACTGCGCGGCCAGCTTCGCCGTCGCAGCGTTGAAGTGTTCAAGATCAGATTCCGTCCACCAGTTGCGCACGCGGCCCTTTGAGTCAAACGCGGAGCCTTCACTATCAAACGTATGGCTGATCTCGTGGCCAATCACCGTGCCAATTGCGCCATAGTTCACCGCGTCCGGGGCCTTGGGATCAAAAAACGGCGGTTGCAGAATCGCCGCCGGAAAGTTGAGCCCATTCTGCAACGGCAGATTCACGGCATTCACCGTCTGTGGTGACATGGACCACTCTTTGCGGTCCACCTGCGCGCCCAGCCGCCCAACTTCACGGTGATATTCAAACAAGCCGCCGCGCCAGAGATTGCCAAACATGTCATCGGCCTTTACTTCAAAACCGGAGTAGTCATGCCAGTGCTCCGGATATCCAATGCCCACATAAAGACTTTTGAGCTTCTCCAGTGCTTCAGCTTTGGTGGCCGGGGCCATCCAGGGCAGCGCTTCAACCCGCTTGCGGAAAGCCGCAGTAATATTTGCGACCATCTCTTGCGCTTTTGCCTTGGCTTCCGGCGGGAAAAAACGTTCTGCATAAATTTTTCCCACCGCATCACCCAGCCAGCGGTCCACCACGGCCACGCCGCGTTGCCAGCGCGGCCTCTGTTGCGGCGTGCCGAACAGCGTCTTGCCAAAGAATGCGAAGCTCTCATCGGCCAGGGCCTTGGGCAATACGGCGGCATAATCTTCTATCAGGTGATACGCCAGCCAGTCCTTCCACGTTTCCAGCGGAACGGAAGCCACCAGCGCCGATTCTCCCGTAAACGCCGTAGGCTGCCACACGGTAAACTCCGCCTGCTTGCTCAGCCCTGCTCCGCGGAAATACTCTTCCCACTCTAGTCCTGGTGCCTTCGCTGCAAAGTCCGCTTGCTTCCACGTGTTGTTTGCTTTGTGGATGTCGTCATTCTCCGCCAGGCTGAGGTGTTTTTCCGCAATGGCATGTTCCAGGTCAAAGATCCGCTTGGCGCGCGCGTCCGTGTCGTCAAAGCCGGTAAGCTTCAGCATGGCCGCCATGTGGGCCAGATATTTTGTGCGGGCATCGCGCATGCTTGCCGCGTCAGAAAGGTAATACTCGCGGTCCGGCAGCACGAGTCCGCCCTGAAGCAGATAAGCGGCATAGTGCTCTGAGTCATTGAATCCGGGAGCCACCCAAAGCCCAAACAGGTTCGACGTATGAAAGTTGGTGTTGTTCAGCGCGTCCACGTCAGCGCGTAGCGTCTCTCCCAGCGCATGCGCCAGCTCGTGCTTGTCTTTAATGGCCGCAATCGCCTCCAGATGCGGCTTCAGCGGCGTCAGCCCCTTGGCTTCAATGCCCGCTTCATCCATGTACGCGTTGTAGAGATCCGCAATCTGGCGACCAGCGATCTTGCGACTATCCGAGCCCGCCGCGGCTTTCTGCTTTGCGGCCTCTTCAATAATCGCGGCCGTGCGCTTGTTCGTCAGGTCCGCCAGCGCTGTAAACACGCCCACGCCGGGGCGGTCCGGCGGGATTACCGTTCTCTTGATCCACTCACCGTTGGCGTAATGGTAAAAATCATCGCCCGGCTGCACTGAGCGGTCGATGTTCGCTACCGCAATGCCGTGGACTGGTTTTGCGGGAACATCGGCGCTTGCGGGAGCATACGCCCACGCAAAAACAAAGCCGAGCGAGAGAACGACGAGGATGCACACCGCAGCGCGCGCAGCGGAGAGGATTTTAGTTCTCGATTTCATAAGATAAATAAGGCTCCGAAGTATCTCTTAATGTAAGACGTATGGCAAAAAGAGAAGGTAGCACGGCGATCCCTATGGTCTGCTTCATCTCTGTTTGATCCATGGTGTTTTGCTCTTCCGATCCTGAGCTGTTCTCCATGTCTCTGTGCCTCCTGTGGTAGGTTTGCTTTTCCGATCTCGGCGATTACGCGCGATGTCGGCGATCCAAAAGAGGGTAGCACGCGCTAATCCTATCTCCCCCTCAACACCATTGAAGCTTTCTCCAGCTTCTGCAACAACCCACCTGCATAATCCTCGTCGATCCGGTCTTGCACCAGAGCCTGCGTCACATCGCTAATGGCTCGCCGTACCGTCGCCAGGTCCACCAGCGGAGGCAGCGTATATTGCGCCCGCCACCGCCGCTCCATGTCCGCCCGTTCCTGGTGCTTGTAGCAGACGTCGGCGTCTTTCATCGCCGGGGCTTTGCACTGCTGCCCATTCTTGCGGAACCGCTGGCAACGCCGATAGTAGCCGTACCGGGCTTCAACAACCTGGCCCTGCAGAGCTTCGCCTTGACCTTGACCGCCAGCACTCGTGTCTTCCATCGTCTATGCCTTCCACTGATAGCTTTCCGATCACGGGGATCACGGCGACCCCCCAATTCCGCATGGCCCGGCCCGTATCCGCCAACTAGGCTTCCAAAGGACTTATATGGGCCATCCCAGAGCCTATTCCCCTGCCCCACCCCGGTACCCCTCAATTAGGATTCCAAAAGAGTTAGCGCCCTACATCCCACTGTCATCCCATCGGCCACGCCATAGATGAGTCCGGCATCGGCTAGAGATCAGGCGATGATACTTCACTTTTTGTTTGCTGTCAACCGTTAAATTATTTGTGCGTAACAATTTATCAGCGGAGCCCCGCTGATACTGCCCCAGAGCCGAAGTGGAGCGGCTCACAAGAACAGCGTCATAGCACGATCTTGCTCTTTAAGATTAAGGACAATCTGAATGCAGGGACGGCCTTGCGCGCGCTGATGCCCAGCTGGCCAGACGATCCCGATGTAGAAGCAGCCTTTTCAGCAGCAGCAATCGTGTTCTTCAGGCAAAATGTCGAGTTAACGCATATGTCAGATCTACAGGAAGTTCTCACCACAACAGCGCTAGTGTGGCATCTCTGAAATAACTCGACAATGCATGCAATAAACAAATCATTGTGGACCGCAGCCCCCCTCAGCTGCGCGGAATAATCTTTTGGGCAAGCAAGTATCGGGCCAACTCTTTGTAAAGTATTTGTGAGACACCACACTAGCCTCATTCTGACTGGACCCTCAATATAATCGTTACAATAGGTTCTCTCGCTCCGCTCGAGATTCAGAAAAATGGACAACAAAGCCATCGCGAACATTTTTTATGAAACCGCCGATCTGATGAAGGTCGCCAATGAAGACGGCTTTCGCATTCGCTCGTATGAACGCGCGGCAGAGGCGCTGGAAGGCTGGCCGCAACAGGTTTCGACGATGGCGGATAAAGAACTGCTGGAGATTCCTGGAATCGGAAAAAGCATGGCGGCGAACATCCGCCAGCTGAACACGACCGGCAAGCTGAGCATGCATGAAGAGATGTTGCAGAAGTTCCGCCCGTCGATGCTGGAGCTGCTCAAGATTTCCGGGCTGGGTCCGAAGACCATCGCGCTGATCTGGGACGCCTTCCAGATTTGCGACGTTGAAGGCGTGGCCAAGCTCGCCAGCGAAGGCAAGCTGCGCACGCTGCCGCGCCTGAGCGAAAAATCCGAACAGAAAATATTGAAGTCGATTGAGAATTACCGGCAACTCACAGGACGCTTTCTGCTGAATACGGCCGACGAAGTCGCTACCAAGATGACGGAATTTCTTGCTGGGCTGCCGGGCGTGGAGAAAGTTACACCGGCGGGATCGCTGCGTCGCGGTCGTGAAACTGTAGGCGATCTTGATCTGCTGGTAACAGGGAAGTGCTGCGATACGGATTCACAGCGCAACGCGGTCATTGATCGGATCGTGAGCTTCCCGGGGATTCTTGATGTGCTGGCCAAGGGCGATAACAAAGTGAGCTTTAAGCTGCGCAGCGGCATGCAGGTGGATGTGCGCCTGCTTCCGCCGGACTCTTTTGGCGCCGCAATGCAATACTTTACCGGCTCCAAGAACCATAACGTTCAACTGCGCCAGCGCGCAATCAAGCAAGGCTACACGCTCAATGAATACGGGCTTGTGCGCGTGGAAGACAACAAGCGCGTCGCGGGCAAGACTGAAGAAGAAATTTACAAAAAGCTTGGCCTGAAGTTTATTCCGCCGGAGCTGCGCGAGGATTGCGGCGAAATACAGGCCGCGGCGGAGGACACGCTGCCCGAGTTGATCACGCAGGCTGATATCCAGGGCGACGTGCACATGCATACCGTCGAGACAGATGGCAAATGCACGATTGAGGAGATGGCGCTGGCGGCGCGGGAGCGCGGCTATAAATACATGGCCATCACTGACCACTCCAAGAACCTGGCATTCGCCAACGGCTTAGATGACAAACGCGCCGAAGCGCACATCAAGAAGATACGCGCGGCATCAAAAGCGATTGACGGAATCACGATCTTTGCCGGCATTGAAGTGGACATACTGGCCGATGGCGAACTTGATCTTTCCGACTCCGTGCTCGAGCAGATGGATATTGTGATCGCCAGCGTGCATTCCCACTTCAACCAGGAGCCGGCACAGATGACCGACCGCCTGCTGCGCGTGATTGATAACCCCAACACGTCATTGATGGGACATCCCACCGGTCGAATGTTGCTTCGGCGTGAAGGCTTCAGCTTTGACTATGACAAAGTGTTTACCGCCGCCGCCAAGGCGGGCGTGGCGATGGAGCAGAACGCATATCCTGACCGGCTTGATTTGCGGGACCAGCATCTGCGGATGGCCAAGGCAAAGGGCGTGAAATTTATCATTAATACTGACGCGCATCACACGTCGCACATGGAGAAGATTCGCTATGGCATCTTGCAGCTTCGCCGCGCATGGCTGACGAAACAGGACGTGTTGAACACGCTGCCGACGGCCGAGTTCGCAAAGATCGTGCGGCGCGGCAGGCCGGTGCTGGCGGAGATTGCTTAACTCGACGGCTTCTCTATCTTGCGCCAGCCGTGATTTCAGCATCTCACAAGAGTATGCTGTTCCCGGAGCAACTCTATGCCTGACAACGTCAATCCCACACCGCCCCCACCCAGCAATCCGCCAAACGCGAAAGCACCAGTGAAAGCGAAGGCCGCCGAAGCGTCGAACCTCGGACACATCCCCATCACTGAAGAATTAGACAGTGCCAAGTGGACCCTGCCTCCCATTGTGCCGCTGCTCATAGCTGCGGTCGTTGTGGGAGTGCTGGTGGCCGTGGTCGCACTCTCAAACCGGACGAAGCCGAGCGCCGCTTTGGCCATTACCAAAGTGGTTTCTGCGGCGCAGGAAAGCAATACCATGGTGGCGATCCAGATCAAGCTGGACAATCAGGTGGAAGGCCCGCTGTGGATCAAGCAAATCCAGGCTGAGGTGGAGACGCCGGACGGCAAAAAATATAGCGACAACGCGGCTCCGGCTGTGGATGCGCCGCGTTACGTTGAGGCATTCCCGCCGCTCGCTGAGGCGAAGGCCGATTGGCTGAAAGAAGACCTGAAGATTCCCACCAAAACAAGCTTCAACGGCGTGGGTATTTTTTCTTTTCCCGTGGACAAGGCGGCATTCGACAAGCGCAAACAGGTAACGGTGCGAATCCAGCTTTATGACCGGCCAACCCTGGTAGCGGTCAACACGCCCACGCCGGCTCCCTGACGTTCCACAAAGCCCGTCGGACCTGAGGGCCCATTCGCAAAAATATCTTTTTTTGCCTAAGGGCATTTTTTCATTGACAAAACAAACATATGTAGTAGATTAACAGACGAGCATAGTAGTAACCATCAATATATGACTTTGCCAAAACTAACAAAGCTCGAATTGCAGATCATGGAAGCGTTGTGGACGCGCGGCGAGGCTTCCATCCGCGAGATACAGGAAAGCTTTCCGGAAAAGAAAAGACCTGCTTATACGACGATCCAGACCACGGTATACCGGCTGGAAGCGAAGAAAGCTGTTCGGCGGGTAAAGAAGGTAGGCAACTTCCACATCTTTGAAGCCGCGGTTTCCCGCAATGCGGCGCAGCGGCGGCTCATTGATGATTTGCTGGCGCTCTTTGGCGGGCGCACGCAGCCGGTGATGGCGCACCTGATTGAATCCGGCAAGCTGACGCTGGACGACGTGAAGGAAGCGGAGACCCTTTTGCGGCAACTGGAAAGAAAGGACAAATCAAAATGATCTTCCAAACTTTGTCCTCGCTGTGGACGGCCTTGTCCCCTGGTATTGGCAATCATTTGTGGCAATCAACACTGTTTGCCGCCGTCGCCGGATTGCTGACCCTCGCGCTGCGTAAGAACCATGCTCGCGCACGATACTGGCTGTGGCTGGCGGCGTCGTTGAAATTCCTGGTGCCGTTCTCTCTTCTCACCAGCCTTGGCAGCCGCATGGCGTGGTCACGCGGGTCCGCGGCGACCCAGGGATCTCTCTCTTTTGTGATCGAGCAGGTAAGCCAACCCTTCGCGCAGCAAGCAAATTCGCAGGCTACTTCCCAGACGTTGTTGGTGGGCCTTCCAGCGATTCTTATGGCCGCATGGTCCTGCGGATTCGTCGCAGTGTTGGTGGTATGGTTCGCGCGCTGGCGACGGGTTTCCTTGGGGATTAGAAACACTGCGCCGCTACGCGAAGGTCGCGAAGTGGAAGCCTTGCGTCGGCTGGAGCAAGCAGGAGGCATCCGAAGAACGATTGAAATCTTTTTGTCGCGTGCTTCACTGGAGCCGGGAATTCTCGGCATTGTGAAACCAGTTCTGCTGTGGCCTCATGGGATTTCAGACCGGCTGGGAGATGCGCATCTTGAAGCAATTCTGGCGCATGAAGTGTGGCATGTGCGCCGCAATGACAATCTGGCGGCAGCGGTCCACATGGTAGTGGAAGCTCTTTTTTGGTTTCATCCGCTGGTGTGGTGGCTGGGCGCGCGGATGGTGGATGAGCGCGAG from Terriglobia bacterium encodes the following:
- a CDS encoding BlaI/MecI/CopY family transcriptional regulator encodes the protein MTLPKLTKLELQIMEALWTRGEASIREIQESFPEKKRPAYTTIQTTVYRLEAKKAVRRVKKVGNFHIFEAAVSRNAAQRRLIDDLLALFGGRTQPVMAHLIESGKLTLDDVKEAETLLRQLERKDKSK
- the polX gene encoding DNA polymerase/3'-5' exonuclease PolX, giving the protein MDNKAIANIFYETADLMKVANEDGFRIRSYERAAEALEGWPQQVSTMADKELLEIPGIGKSMAANIRQLNTTGKLSMHEEMLQKFRPSMLELLKISGLGPKTIALIWDAFQICDVEGVAKLASEGKLRTLPRLSEKSEQKILKSIENYRQLTGRFLLNTADEVATKMTEFLAGLPGVEKVTPAGSLRRGRETVGDLDLLVTGKCCDTDSQRNAVIDRIVSFPGILDVLAKGDNKVSFKLRSGMQVDVRLLPPDSFGAAMQYFTGSKNHNVQLRQRAIKQGYTLNEYGLVRVEDNKRVAGKTEEEIYKKLGLKFIPPELREDCGEIQAAAEDTLPELITQADIQGDVHMHTVETDGKCTIEEMALAARERGYKYMAITDHSKNLAFANGLDDKRAEAHIKKIRAASKAIDGITIFAGIEVDILADGELDLSDSVLEQMDIVIASVHSHFNQEPAQMTDRLLRVIDNPNTSLMGHPTGRMLLRREGFSFDYDKVFTAAAKAGVAMEQNAYPDRLDLRDQHLRMAKAKGVKFIINTDAHHTSHMEKIRYGILQLRRAWLTKQDVLNTLPTAEFAKIVRRGRPVLAEIA